The stretch of DNA AGTCATCCAGCGTGAGAAAGGTCATTTTCTGTTGGTGGATTTCAAGATGGAAAAGGGTGACTATGGGCCATGGAAtgtgggcagcctctagaagGTAGGAGCAGCAAGGAAAGAGATGCTTGCCTGGAGCCTCCAGATGGGAACAAAGCCTTGCAGATAACTAGATATTAGTCATCGAGAGCCACGTCAATCTTCTAACTTGcggaactgtaagataataaattcgTGTTGTTTGAAGTGACTAAATTTGGAGTAGTTTGTTACAGAAACAATGGTGCCTCCTTGATTCTTCTAAAGAAGTTCAATGCCTTGTCACAtgtttattgggtcatttatgaAGTGCTTGGTCAAGTCTTTTATGCACTTTTCCACTGAGCTTTCTTGTGAATTTGCAGGTGTTCTTTCTCTGTTCcagatacaagtcctttgtcGGATGTATTTGCCACATGTATTTAGAATGGGTTATGGTCAGGGTGCTTTAATAGTACCAGTGCGTGGTAGGTCCTAATAAAAAATGAGTTACATGTATACTTGATTCTGAAAACTCCTTTAAGGAAAGAATGTTCGGAGAGGTGACACTATATACGGTGTAAGCAGTGTAATTGGGCGTAAGATATGGATCTCAAGTAGAGGGAAACGGGATCTTAAAGGGAAAGACCCAAAATGCGGGTAACAGTCAAAGTTCACCACTCCTAGCGTGAGGTTTCAGGCCACAGGCATTTAAACACAATTTCCTAAaggtaattttaaattaattttcattcattccaaGAGTGTTCATGGAAGGTAGCAATGGTTCAGCCTGCTCTAGGCACTGAAGAGCCAGCTGAGAACGAGAGACAAGATCGTTGCTGTTAGGAGATctacagggagagagagacaacAGTAGGTAAACAAACGATTTCACACATTGAGTGAAACTGGAGTGAGACTAGAAGGGGAGGGTTGGTTCAGCAACAGCCCGACCGCCTCATCGCGGAGATCCCGCCCTCGGCCCCGCCTCATATTTTGCATACCTCTCCTGATTGGCCTGCGGCTTCTGGGTCCACCCCTCGGAGCGGGCTGCTAGGGAAGCGCGGGGCGGACACCGCCAAGATGCAGCGGCGGCTCCGGGTGTCGCCGGGCGGGCCGGGGGCATCGCGGGCAGGAGCCGGGCTGGGGGCGCCCGCCGCGGCACCCGCGCGCTCCTAGCGCCCCAGACCTGCCGGTCGGGCCGGGAGCCTCCCTGTCGCCTTCCCGCCCGCCGTCCCCGCCCCTCCACCCTTTGTGCAGCTGCCGCCCGGTGCGCCCCGCTCTGCAAGACCCCGGCCCCGCCGGCCCGCGGCAGCGAGCCAGCCCCGCGTGGGCGTCCGGCCGGCGGCCGATGGCGAGGGGGCGCGGCGCGGGCGGGGGCACTGCAGCCCGAGTCCGCGACGCGGGAGGCTCGGCCCGCCTCCGCCGCATTGTCCCGGGCCCCGCGCCCCGGCCCTGAGCCGCGCCGCCGCAGCGCCCGCCCGCCACCCGCCGCCTGCGGGGCCATGCGGAGGGCCGCCAGGATGGAGGACTTCACGGCAGAGGAAGAGGAGCCCTGGTACGACCAGCAGGACCTGGAGCAGGGTGAGCGCAGGGAGCGGGAAAGCGGGGTGCGCCCCGCGACCCCTGTCCCCTTCTCCATTGTTGGGAGGTGTCACCCCGGGGAGGGCCGGACTGCATCTGGCGTGCCAGACTCGGAGGGGAAATGCGTCTGGAGAATGGGGACGTGGAGAGACGGTGGCCTGCCCCGGAAAAGCGGAACCAGACCGGTGGAGACCTGCAAAAGTCGGGGGAGCGGTCTTCTTTCCCTAAACAACAGGGGTGGACATCACCCAGTTCGCCCACCTCATCTTATAGGCAGGAACTGCCCAGGAGCCCCGGGGATGGTTGAGGGGGTCTGAAAATGCTAACTGGAAGTCTTTGGAGGCCAGGAGGCGGCTTGTTGGTTCTGTTTTGCTGAGTGGGGTTGTGTGTGGGGAGAGGTGAGGGGAGGAAGTTAATCCCATTCTAAATCCAGCGGCACCCTTCCCTGCCAGGATTCTGGAGCTCACAGACTCCTAGAAAGTTTCCCcagctcccttcccctcccccgggGGAGGTGATGAGGGTGCGGGCATCTTGCGGATGAAGACAGCGGAGACAACTAGGAGTCCAACCCGCCTTCTGGAGGGAGGAGTCCCTGCAGCCCTTCCCCTGCTGGCCTTCTCCCAAATGGCGCAAGGTCTGGAGCAGGTCGGATTTGGGAATTCTGAGCAGTGCCCCAGATCAGAGCCTGAGTAAAGAGGGAGCCACGTTTCCGTCTCTCCCATCTGAGGGCAAAGAGGGCGACTGGAAGGGGGTTGGTGAGGTGGCTGGGGTGACATCACTCcgaggagggggcggggctgttaggacaggaaggaggagaaggcttGAGAGGGTCAGGGCCAAGGCCCGCTGGAGTTCAatccaccctcccttccccaaaGTGCCTCCTTCTGGGATGGTCAGAATTGGAGGGGCTAGGAAGTGTATCCTAGAAGTGACCATAGTCACCCAGCAAGCCGGGTGGGTGTGGACAGTCTGGGTGTGGGCCGACAGCCTCCACTCTGGGTCTCCAACTCTGGGGCCCAGATATCTGCCTTTGCCCCTGTGCGAGGCATCTACCCCCATCCTGGAGCCTTTGTGTTTCAGCCCTGACCCACAATCCCACGTGGCCAGATTTGCTGGTAGATGAGGCTCTGCCCTTGTGCTCCAGGCTGTGGGTTAATTGGAGCCTCTGGGGGACCAGGGTGGGACTGGGGGTTCTGGGCTGGACCCTGCCTCTACCCTCAGCCTCCCTGCCTGGAGTGAAATGCCCGATCCTGGCTGCAACACCTCCTTCCCCAACCCTGGGCCAACTACTCCCAAAACCTCACATTACACAAACACCTATCAGGCTCCACTGTGTCAGACGCCATCCTGGGAGCTGGGAGCAGTCCTAGCCTTGGCCTCCTCGGTTCACCCGGGTAGGGGAAGTTGGGCTTGTAACTGAGTGGGGACGGCAGGATGCAATGAGAGGGCTTCACGGAAGAGGTGGGCCTGGAAGGAAAGATTGGAAGCTGAGTGCCTGGGAAGATGGCCTCCTCGGAGGCAGATGCTAATGTCATTGCTGTCTCATTCCATTCCCGCGCCCCTGAAGAAGGCTCTGGCACCATGCCCAGCCCAGATGTGGGAGGAAGGAGCCAGGGAGAAAGGCTGGCAGATGTGCTGCATCCAGAGAGGGAGGGATGCCCAGATCCCAGGGTGGCCAGGCAGCCAGGCTCTGGGGCCAGGGTCAGGAATGGGCCCCACAGGCCCCTGCTTTTCTGGCCTTCCTGGTCTGCAGCAGTCGGCCTAGCCTCATGGCCTGAGTAGCAGCTGGATGCCAGCAGCAAGGAGGGAAACCAGAGATAGTCTCAGAAGAAACGAGAGCTCTCGACCAAAACCCCAGCCTCTACTTGCCAAGGGCCAGATGCAGGGCCGAGCCTGGGGACTTGATCTCCACCCTCCGTAGTCTCCACAGCCCAGCCGAGGAGGCAGGAGTGGGATCAAATCAGCACTTGTGAGTGAGCCACAGGGGCTCTGCAGCAGTGAGCCCTGCAGACAGTGAGAACAGACTTGAGGGCCCTCTGCTGCGAGATGCACAAGATTTTTGCAGCCCCTTGGAGCTGGAGGGGAACAGCCACACCCCCAAACCCCTACCCACCCCTACCGCCCCAGCAGAGGAAGGAAGGCCAGTGGTCTAGTGGAGACGGTACGTGTACTAAGGCACAGAGTGATGTGAGAAGCCTGCACCGGGAAGTGGGGATTATCCAGAGTGTCAGGGTGGGGTTGGAGGAAGGCCCAGGCACAGCTACTGCAGCACCACCCCTGTGGGGCCCGGCATGAAGCACCGGATGGTGGGGTGAACTTGGGCCAGAGGCCAACCACATGGGGGATCGGGTGCCTGTTGCTTCCCCCTTCCCCTCACCCAGTGCCCAAACTCTCTCCTGCCCAGCTCCCCCTCGTTGCCTCTGGGCATCCCAAGACGTGGTTTTTCTCAGCCAGCTCCATCCCCGCTGAGGATGGGCCCCAAATTTACTTTCAGATGCTTCGCCATCAAGCTCCTGTTTGACTTTGACGTTGTTCTGTCCTAGTGGAGGGAGGCGACGGGGACAAACAAGGCCCTCAGTTCTCGCTGTgccccctctgccctctgccatAAGCACCCGTGAAAATAGAAAAAGCCATTAATTATTAGGCGCTGGCACtctctctgcctgcctccctcccccaccttggACCAGGTGTGCCTGGCCCTGTGGGTACCTCTTTCCGGACTGAGAGATAGCTGCTGAGTCACACATTTGAAGTCTTGGGCTCCTGACCTTGAGTCTCAGCCTCAGGGCCGAGCTCTGACATGGCAAAGGGAGGAAGGTGAGTGGACCCCAATTCTGCAGACCCAGAGTTCCTGACATTGGTGCCCTGAAGGTTGTGAACAGACCCCTGCCACCCTGCCAGGTGGTGGCTGGCCTTCTCCCGTCccttttatctttgtcttttcttcctgGTGTCTGCCCTCTGTCcttttcctgtctctcttctccCGAGTCTAGGGGGCTCCATGCTGACCCCAGTCAGGAGGGGCAGTGTGATTTCAGGGTTTCCTTTCAAAGACATCCCCTGGCTCCCAGCCATTGTCTCTCGGGTTCTGGGGCGTTGCTCCCAGGCAACACCTTGACTGGCATTCAGAGcccactgcaggagaccccagaaAACTTAGGTCCAGGCAGGGGAGATGCCAGTTCAGACCCAGTACCTCCCAGTAATGGTCCAGTGTGACCATTATTCTGGCCATGGCAGGCTGTTTATTACTCCAGATTCCACTTCCAGCTTAGCCAGCTCCTCTGTTCCCCCACTCTTAGGCCCCCCTCCCACTCTGATCTGGGGTCTGCACCCTCCCCAGAGTCATCCCCAGCCCTCATCTAGCTGGGTCCTTTCCCCAGCACTTGGCTCCACTCAGTCCCCTGCCCTGAAGCTTGTAGACTTCTCTCGTGATCCCTCCTGGCAGCTCTGACCAGCTTAGCTTCCACTGTGATCCAAGTTCCCTGAAacagtccctgagattctcccccaccccaaactaCTTCCACTGTgttctcttcctccccttccttggAATCACTAGGCGGCTCTGGTCACATTCTCTGCCTTCAACATCCCCAGGTTATAGTGTGACTTGcagccaccccagcccaccccgcTGGTGGTAGGAATACATACCCAGCTCAGATGCCTACCTGGAAGAAAAAGCATAAAGTGCAGTTGTTCTCGGCCTTAACTGTGACTGAAGGCCCTGAAACTCTAGCTTAAGTTTCAGGAGTTTCATGCAGGTCATCCACAGAGCCTGTCCCTCgaagccaaggcaggagacagcaTCAGTAGAAATGGCCCCAttgcagaccacctgacccagttcccaaggcaaaaaaataaaaagctgtatTGAGTGTCACcttctgtttttccatttatacCTGAGTTATTGAAAGGGTTTGTGGATGAGCCAAATGCTCACCATCTCATTACAGAGAAAAGGGAGCTGGTATGCCTCCCTCATCATGAACCAGGGGTGGTTGGTCCTGCTGAATTTCCACCAAGCACACAGCAGAAACTGACCTGCCCTCCTCTTTGAGACTACAATGTGATTCTTGGCTTcccttataaatatatatttaaatataagtgaataacatatatatatatatatatacactactctttgcttctttttttttttaatttattggagtagagttgatttgcagtgttgtgttagtttctgctctacggcaaagtgaatcagttagatatatatctactctttttttagattctcttcccatataggtcattgcaAAGTATTAAGTAGACTCACCTgtgctatgggcttcccaggcggcattagtggcaaagaacccgcctaccaatgcaggagacataaggtgGTGCAGATTTGGTCCCTGGATggggaggatccctggagaaggaaatggcaacccactccagtattcttgcctggagaatcccttggacagaggagcctggtgggctacagtccatagaatcaccaagagtcggacacgactgaagcgacttagcacgcgtgcacctgtggtatacagtaggtccttcttcaTTATCTTATTCATTACCCTTTGTGTCTGAAAGGAGTTAGGCATATATATGTGGGAATATCCACTCCAAAtgtcatgatcagatcagatcagatcagatcagtcgctcagtcgtgtccgactctttgcgaccccatgaatcgaagcacgccaggcctccctgtccatcaccaactcccggagttcactcagactcacatacattgagtcagtgatgccatccagccatctcatcctctgtcatccccttctcctcctgcccccaatccctcccagcgtcagagtcttttccaatgagtccactcttcgcatgaggtggccaaagtactggagtttcagctttagcatcattccttccaaagaaatcccagggctgatctccttcagaatggactggttggatctccttgcagtccaagggactctcaagagtcttctccaacaccacacttcaaaagcatcaattcttcggcactcagccttcttcacagtccaactctcacatccatacatgaccacaggaaaaaccatagccttgactagacggacctttgttggcaaagtaatgtctctgcttttgaatatgttatctaggttggtcataactttccttccaaggagtaagcacctcttaatttcatggctgcagtcaccatctgcagtgattttggagcccaaaaaataaagtctgacactgtttccactgtttccccatctatttcccatgaagtgatgggaccggatgccatgatcttcgttttctgaatgttgagctttaagccaaatttttcactctccactttcactttcatcaagaggcttttgagttcctcttcactttctgccataaatgtcaTGATACTCTCACCCAACTCCAGACCCACTTGAGATAATTTTTAGGGATTCTGGCACCTGCCACTTCCTTCTAACCCCTGCTCCTCTCCACCACACAGCCCCCTAAAGACAGACCAGGCTTTGAAGCCTGGTCCAGTTCTAATAGCCAGCAAACccttccaccccctcccctctTCAGTGAGCTCCGGGCGTCCTTCCAAGCCCACCTCCAAAGCTGCTCCTTGTCTGAGACTCCCACCATCCACGCCGTGAACTCtcccttccctatctcccagggCACTTTGCCCCTCTGTATACTGATgctcccactccaatactcttccctggaaaatcccatgggcggaggagcctgataggctgcagtccatggggtctcgaagagtcggataggactgagcgacttcactttcacttttcactttcatgcattggagaaggaaatagcaacccactccagtgttcttttttttttttttttcactccagtgttcttgcctggagaatcccagggacggggagcctggtgggctgctgtctatggggtcacacagagttggacacgactgaaagtgacttagcttatcagatcagatcagtcgctcagtcgtgtccgactctttgcgaccccatgaattgcagcacgccaggccttcctgtccatcaccaactcccggagttcactcagactcacatacattgagtcagtgatgccatccagccatctcatcctctgtcatccccttctcctcctgcccccaatccctcccagcgtcagagtcttttccaatgagtccactcttcgcatgaggtggccaaagtactggagtttcagctttagcatcattccttccaaagaaatcccagggctgatctccttcagaatggactggttggatctccttgcagtccaagggactctcaagagtcttctccaacaccacacttcaaaagcatcaattcttcggcactcagccttcttcacagtccaactctcacatccatacatgaccactggaaaaaccatagccttgactagacggacctttgttggcaaagtaatgtctctgcttttgaatatgctatctaggttggtcataactttccttccagggagtaagcgtcttttaatttcatggctgcagtcaccatctgtagtgattttggagcccagaaaaataaagtctgacactgtttccactgtttccccatctgtttcccatgaagtggtgggactggatgccatgatcttggtttagCTTATACTGATGCTCTTATCACATTCCACTCACTCGTTCTTTCAAAAAAGATTTATTATTCACCTGCTCTGTGCCGGGTATTGTTCTAAGTCCTCAGGGTATCAGTGACTGAAACAGGCAAAATCCCTACCCTTTAAGCTTACCACTAGTCAAGGGGCAGAAGCAAGTTAATGAGCAAATTGTTGGGTAAGTTAGTGATAGGAgctaaggagaaaaatgaagcagggagggcgtgggggtgggggagggtgcaattttgaatcagtgtttgagaaaggcttcctggaggaggtgacattaaAGCACAGACTTGAGGGCACAGAGAGGAACTCTAGGAGTGTCTGGggagagggcattccaggccaATGCACAGGTCTCCTCATGGCTTACATCTCCTTCCAGGCTTAGAGTCTCCCCAGAGGCGGCCCCTGGGTCCTGGTTCTCTCCAGGTCCCCAAGGCTCAGCCCAGAGCGAATGTTCAGAACAGGAATGGGAGGGGTCTTCTGACTCCATTCTCTGTTGCTCATGCTCCTGccaccctctgccccctccccaccagacTTGCATTTGGCCGCAGAGCTGGGGAAGACGCTGCTGGAGAGGAACAAGGAGCTAGAGGAGTCTCTACAGCAGATGTACTCCACGAACGAGGAGCAAGTGCAAGAGATAGAGGTGAGGGGCCCCCTGGGCCCTATACATGCTCCCCAGCCCATTGAGGGCCCCTTAGtctgtgtgtacctgtgtgcAGCTTAGGAAAAGTTACCCCATCTTAGCAGACCCAGCCTTGACCCAAAAGCCTTGTGCAGTCCACAACCTGCACAACTGTCCCAGGCAGCCCCGTTGAACCACCAGCTCGACCCCCTCCCTCCGCTGCAGATGAATACCCCAAAGCAAACCTGTTCCTGAAAGTGGGAGGAGGGCCCAGGCAGAGACATTTTCCCCAACCCAGTTCTGAAAGGTAACtatcccacccctacccccatcccCCAGTACCTGACCAAACAGCTGGACACGCTGCGGCACGTGAATGAACAGCACGCCAAAGTGTACGAGCAGCTGGACCTGGCGGCCCGAGACCTGGAGCTGACCAATCAGAAGCTGGTGCTGGAGAGTAAGGTGGCCCAGCAGAAGATCCATGGGTGAGGGCCGGGTGGAGCTGGGAACTTGGATGTGGGATGGTAAGGGGGAGGCCCCAGGGCtgggtgtacctgtgtgtgtgtgtgtgtgtgtgtgtgtgtgtgtgtgtgtgccagtggGTGTGACTCAGATTCCTTCTCCCAAAAGCCCAGGTCTGGGAACCTGGGATGGTAGTAACTTTGCCCTCATTGATTTGGGCTGGTTTAACAttccttctttggaaggaatgatgctaaagctgaagctccagtactttggccacctcatgcgaagagttgactcattggaaaagactctgatgctgggagggattgggggcaggaggagaaggggacgacagagaatgagatggctggatggcatcactgactcgatggacgtgagtctgagtgaactctgggagtcggtgatggacagggaggcctggcgtgctgcgattcatggggtcgcaaagagtcggacacgactgagcgactgaactgaactgaactgaactgaacattccgGCCACAACCCGTCTTTAAGCACCAACTATACTCCAGGCTCTGTTTTAGGGAAAATATAGTGATGGGGATGCAAAGACACTGTCCCGCCCTCTGGGAGGGAAGGCAGGTATGTGAATATTTTATTGCAGTGCAAAGTGATAAGTGATAGAAGGGTGTACAAGGAACGGAGGAGacaggacttcccaagtggtccagtggttaagactctgcacttccactgcaggagatacaggtttgatcccagatcagggaactaagattttgcaCATCGTATGgccccaaaataaatataaattaattaagtgagagtgaaagttgctcagtcttgtccaactcttttcgaccccatggactatacagcccatggaattctccaggccagaattctggtgtgggtagccgttcccttctccaagggatctttccaatccaggtatcaaacccaggtctcccacattgcaggtggattctttaccagctgagctaccagggaagcccaattaaataaagtaaaaatctttaaaaaagaaaagagccttctggtgatccagtggctaagactcctcgcttccaatgcagggggcccaggtttgatccctggccagggaactagatcccacaggtgataaccaaagatcccacatgccgagacTAAGATCaaagattctgtgtgctgcaactaatacctggcacagccaaataagtaaataaatacgtaataaatgagtaaatttaaataaataagtagatacattaaaaaagaaagaaacggaGGGAGGAAACACGGAGAAGTGTCGGCTCAGCCTGGGAGGTGGAGCAGAAGCGTGGGTCCTTGGCTGCCCAAGGAATTCCTCGTCTGACCTCAGCCCCAGGCAGTGTGGCTCAAGGTTGCCTGTCCGGCCCCAGCCCCAAGCCCCCCAGGGCTGCGGTGAGGAGGGTTGGCCCCGTCCCCTGAGCATCCCTCCCATCCGTGTGTGCCCCACTCCACCCCAGGCTGACAGAGACCATTGAGCGCCTGCAGACCCAGGTGGAGGAGCTGCAGGCTCAGGTGGAGCAGCTGCGGGACCTGGAGCAGCTGCGAGTGCGGCGGGAGAAGCGTGAACGCAGGCGCACCATCCACACCTTCCCCTGCCTCAAGGAGCTGTGCACCAGCCCCCGGTAGGTGAGGGCGCGCTGGGCCCATCTCCACGGGGTGAGGGGAAGGCAGGGTGGGCACCGGGcagcaggtgggaggagggtcgGTGCATCCTCTGGGCTATTGCAGAGGCAGGTCGTGGAGCTAACAGCAGTCAGCAGCTGGCGCTGAGAGCCCTGGCCACGTGCCCACCACGCCGCTCAGTGACTTAATTCTCATGGCAATATGGTGAGGTGTGGTTTATCATCCCCGCTActcagaagaggaaattgagactcCGAGGTCACCTGCTTAGTAAGTCAGAAGTCAGGAGGGACGAACCACTGTCCCTTTCAATTCCCATTAAGCCTTTTGAATTGGGATGACTTAAACAGTGGGGGACTTTGGTGGTCgttcagtggctaggactccacgcTCACAATTCAGGGGGCTTGGATTCGATCCACCGTTAGGTAACTAGATCTCACacgccacaactgaagatcctgcatgctgcaataaAGATTGACGATctaagactcggcacagccaattttttttttttaaaagaagaatacaCACCGTGGATTTAATGGGTGTTTCAATAAAGTTCCTGGCAAGAGACAGACAGCGCCCCTCCCAGGGTAATTGAGGACAGATCAATAAAGAGGTGTGGGCAAGGTGTGGGGAAACTAGGTGGACACTGCTACACCCTGGGGTTGCAATAGTCAAGAGCTGATACCATCCTGAGACCAAAGGGACCAGGAGAAGGGAGGATACTGGAACCCAGAGGGCATGGAGCAGGCTTCCTGCCTGCCCCACAGTAACCAGGGAGGAAGCCCAGGGAGAGACATTCCCTGCAACCTCTCTCTGCTCCTACCCCTGGAACTCCTGCCGGTAGCGCCCATCGGCTGAACCCAAGAGAGAGCCAGGACACCTGGCTGAAGCGAAGGGCAAGCTCCCAGGGCAGAGAGCCGGGGGAGAAGGCGCGGGAGTGACTCTAGTGGGCAGAGCATGCAGCCCAGTGGGGCAGAGAGATGCAGCTGAGCTCCAAGGGCCTGGCCCGCGTGCGCCCTCGCCATCTGCCCACCTGCCCCTGCTCCTTCCCAGGTGTGAAGATGCCTTCCGCCTGCACAGCTCCTCCCTGGAGCTGGGCCCGCGTCCCCTGGAGCAGGAGAACGAGCGGCTGCAGACCTTGGTGGGCGTGCTGCGCTCCCAGGTGAGCCAGGAGCGGCAGCGCAAGGAGCGGGCGGAGCGCGAGTATGCAGCGGTGCTCCAGGAGTACTCGGAGCTGGAGCGGCAGCTGTGCGAGATGGAGGGCTGCCGCTTCCGCGTGCAGGAGCTGGAGGCCGAGCTGCTGGAGCTACAGCAGATGAAGCAAGCCAAGACCTACCTGCT from Bos mutus isolate GX-2022 chromosome 19, NWIPB_WYAK_1.1, whole genome shotgun sequence encodes:
- the CDR2L gene encoding cerebellar degeneration-related protein 2-like, giving the protein MRRAARMEDFTAEEEEPWYDQQDLEQDLHLAAELGKTLLERNKELEESLQQMYSTNEEQVQEIEYLTKQLDTLRHVNEQHAKVYEQLDLAARDLELTNQKLVLESKVAQQKIHGLTETIERLQTQVEELQAQVEQLRDLEQLRVRREKRERRRTIHTFPCLKELCTSPRCEDAFRLHSSSLELGPRPLEQENERLQTLVGVLRSQVSQERQRKERAEREYAAVLQEYSELERQLCEMEGCRFRVQELEAELLELQQMKQAKTYLLGREDHLAEALLAPLTQAPEADDPQPGIGDDSGPQDGVSSPAASPGHAVRKSCSDTALNAIVAKDPASRHAGNLTLHANSVRKRGMSILREVDEQYHALLEKYEELLSKCRQHGAGVRHAGVQTSRPISRDSSWRDLRAGEEGLGEAKAEKSLSQHVEAVDKRLEQSQPEYKALFKEIFSRIQKTKADINATKVKTHSSK